The Alphaproteobacteria bacterium genome contains a region encoding:
- a CDS encoding ABC transporter permease subunit (The N-terminal region of this protein, as described by TIGR01726, is a three transmembrane segment that identifies a subfamily of ABC transporter permease subunits, which specificities that include histidine, arginine, glutamine, glutamate, L-cystine (sic), the opines (in Agrobacterium) octopine and nopaline, etc.), which produces MNTFDWGVIVRALPFLWEGMKISLLLTAAGIAGGIVFGTVLATLRLSPIRALTALASLYVNTFRSLPLILVLFWFYFLMPLAVGRPIGAFPSAITAFILFEAAYFCEIIRAGMMSVPRGQVFAAKATGMTNLQVLCFVVLPQAFRAMAPVMLTQSIVMFQDTSLVYVITLRDFMTAASVVANRDGRVIELYCFAAAVYFVICFAASLAVRANQPQAAA; this is translated from the coding sequence ATGAACACGTTCGACTGGGGCGTCATCGTCCGCGCGCTGCCGTTCCTGTGGGAGGGCATGAAAATCAGCCTGCTGCTGACCGCGGCAGGGATCGCGGGCGGCATCGTGTTTGGCACCGTGCTGGCTACGCTGCGGCTGTCGCCGATCCGCGCGCTCACCGCGCTCGCAAGCCTCTATGTCAATACGTTCCGCTCGCTGCCGCTCATTCTGGTGTTGTTCTGGTTCTATTTCCTGATGCCGCTTGCGGTCGGGCGCCCGATCGGCGCGTTCCCGTCGGCGATCACGGCCTTTATTCTGTTCGAGGCCGCGTATTTCTGCGAAATCATCCGCGCCGGCATGATGAGCGTGCCGCGCGGACAGGTATTCGCCGCCAAGGCAACCGGCATGACCAACCTGCAGGTTTTGTGCTTTGTTGTCCTGCCGCAGGCATTTCGCGCGATGGCGCCCGTGATGCTGACCCAGAGTATCGTGATGTTTCAGGATACCTCGCTCGTCTACGTCATTACGCTGCGCGACTTCATGACTGCTGCGAGCGTTGTCGCCAATCGCGACGGGCGCGTGATCGAGCTCTATTGTTTCGCCGCGGCGGTCTATTTCGTGATCTGTTTTGCGGCCTCGCTCGCGGTGCGCGCAAACCAGCCGCAGGCCGCCGCATGA
- a CDS encoding amino acid ABC transporter ATP-binding protein: MIAVEDVDKWYGATHVLKDCSLTIARGEVVVVCGPSGSGKSTLIKCINGLEPIQKGRILVDGISVGERKTDLPKLRARIGMVFQHFELYPHMDVLANICLAQRHVLKRPQAEAEARARALLERVGLADKANAHPSDLSGGQQQRVAIARALAMDPIAMLFDEPTSALDPEMISEVLDVMVSLAREGMTMIVVTHEMGFARAVADRVVFMHEGRIVEARATADFFRQPESERARLFLSKILAH; encoded by the coding sequence ATGATCGCCGTCGAGGACGTCGACAAGTGGTACGGCGCCACGCATGTCCTGAAGGACTGCAGCCTGACGATCGCGCGCGGCGAGGTCGTCGTCGTCTGTGGCCCGTCGGGATCGGGCAAATCGACGCTGATCAAGTGCATCAACGGGCTGGAACCGATCCAGAAAGGGCGCATCCTTGTCGATGGGATCTCGGTCGGCGAGCGCAAGACCGATCTGCCGAAGCTGCGCGCCCGCATCGGCATGGTGTTTCAGCATTTCGAGCTTTATCCGCACATGGATGTGCTGGCGAACATTTGTCTCGCGCAGCGCCATGTGCTCAAGCGTCCGCAGGCCGAAGCCGAGGCGCGCGCCCGCGCGCTGCTCGAGCGGGTCGGCCTCGCCGACAAGGCGAATGCGCATCCGAGCGACCTCTCCGGCGGCCAGCAGCAACGCGTGGCAATCGCACGTGCCCTTGCGATGGATCCGATCGCGATGCTGTTCGACGAGCCGACCTCGGCGCTCGATCCCGAAATGATCAGCGAGGTGCTCGACGTGATGGTGAGCCTTGCGCGCGAGGGCATGACCATGATTGTCGTCACGCACGAAATGGGCTTTGCCCGCGCCGTCGCCGACCGCGTCGTGTTCATGCACGAGGGCCGGATCGTGGAGGCGCGGGCGACAGCCGATTTCTTCCGTCAGCCGGAGAGCGAACGCGCGCGGCTGTTCCTCTCGAAAATTCTCGCGCATTAG
- a CDS encoding hydantoinase B/oxoprolinase family protein, whose protein sequence is MSRADDAAAEVFDPVTLEIFWSRLISIADEAAAGLLRTAFSTIVRESNDYATVLMDRNGSSLSENTGGIASFSCILPRTTRTFLERFPAETWRPGDCVITNDPWLATGHLPDFTFVSPIFHHGALVGFAGSIAHSPDVGGALWSADCRELFEEGIRIPPIRFLREGRRNDELVDILLSNVRVPRQVLGDLEAQVTANEVCVRRIEEFLGDIGLADLQGLAAAIHTRADAAMRRAIAAVPEGTYRATLEADGFDEQITRIECSVSVNGDHMHIDYAGTSPQIDRGINCVFNYTHAYSVYPVKCALDPFTPRNEGSYQAITVAAPEGSILNPRFPAPVGARQLTGHLLAGAIYRALADVIPDRIIAESGAAPSMRALFSGVDRNGDHFSQVLFATGGMGASPHRDGLPTTSFPTNVGAGSIEAFESVSPLVVWRKQLRPDSGGAGRFRGGLGQEAEIEVRSPSSVRLSLLSDRRDHPALGVLDGRSGAPALIEFGDGTRPHPKSRTTIATGTRLRMIYAGGGGYGDPTSRDAEALARDLRDGYVTPEAARTQYGAK, encoded by the coding sequence ATGAGTAGAGCGGACGACGCAGCAGCCGAGGTGTTCGATCCGGTCACGCTCGAGATTTTCTGGAGCCGCCTGATCTCGATTGCCGACGAGGCGGCCGCAGGCCTCCTGCGCACCGCCTTTTCCACGATTGTGCGCGAGTCGAACGACTACGCCACCGTGCTGATGGACCGCAACGGCAGTTCGTTGTCCGAGAACACCGGCGGCATCGCGTCATTCTCCTGCATCCTGCCGCGCACCACCAGGACGTTCCTCGAACGCTTTCCGGCCGAGACCTGGCGGCCGGGCGATTGCGTCATCACCAACGACCCCTGGCTTGCCACAGGCCACCTGCCGGATTTCACGTTCGTCAGTCCGATCTTTCATCACGGCGCGCTGGTCGGCTTTGCCGGCTCCATTGCGCATTCTCCTGACGTGGGCGGCGCGCTGTGGTCGGCCGACTGCCGCGAGCTGTTCGAGGAGGGGATTCGCATTCCGCCGATCCGCTTCCTGCGCGAGGGCCGGCGCAACGACGAGTTGGTCGATATCCTGCTCTCGAACGTGCGTGTGCCGCGTCAGGTGCTGGGTGATCTCGAAGCGCAGGTGACGGCGAACGAGGTTTGCGTCCGCCGTATCGAAGAGTTTCTCGGCGATATCGGCCTCGCCGACCTGCAAGGACTAGCCGCCGCCATCCACACGCGGGCCGACGCCGCAATGCGTCGTGCCATCGCGGCGGTTCCCGAGGGCACCTATCGCGCCACGCTGGAAGCAGACGGCTTCGACGAGCAGATCACCCGGATCGAATGCAGCGTATCGGTCAACGGCGATCACATGCACATCGATTATGCGGGCACGTCGCCGCAGATTGATCGCGGGATCAATTGCGTCTTCAACTACACGCATGCCTATTCGGTTTATCCGGTCAAATGCGCGCTCGATCCGTTCACGCCGCGCAATGAGGGTTCATACCAGGCGATCACCGTGGCCGCGCCAGAGGGCTCCATTCTCAATCCGCGATTTCCCGCTCCTGTCGGCGCGCGGCAACTAACCGGCCATCTGCTCGCGGGCGCGATCTACCGCGCGCTCGCCGATGTCATTCCCGACCGCATCATCGCGGAGAGCGGTGCTGCGCCCTCGATGCGCGCACTGTTCAGTGGGGTCGACCGCAATGGCGACCATTTCAGTCAGGTGCTGTTTGCGACCGGCGGCATGGGCGCCTCGCCACATCGCGACGGACTGCCGACGACCTCGTTTCCGACCAATGTTGGCGCCGGCAGCATTGAGGCGTTCGAAAGCGTCTCGCCGCTGGTGGTGTGGCGCAAGCAGCTGCGCCCGGATTCCGGCGGCGCTGGCCGCTTTCGCGGCGGACTCGGGCAGGAGGCGGAGATCGAAGTCCGTTCGCCGTCTTCGGTACGGCTCTCCTTGTTGTCGGACCGGCGCGATCACCCGGCGCTTGGTGTGCTCGACGGCCGCTCCGGCGCGCCTGCGCTGATCGAATTCGGTGACGGTACGCGTCCGCATCCCAAGTCTCGCACCACCATCGCGACCGGAACGCGGCTGCGCATGATCTATGCGGGCGGCGGCGGCTATGGCGATCCGACATCGCGTGACGCCGAGGCGCTCGCGCGCGATCTGCGCGATGGCTACGTCACGCCCGAGGCCGCGCGCACGCAATACGGGGCGAAGTAG
- a CDS encoding hydantoinase/oxoprolinase family protein gives MTERTVRVGVDVGGTFTDLVLHDPRRDLVHTGKLLTTPDDPSEAIVIGIQRLLKETCLNASELHSIVNGTTLVTNTVIERTGAAVGLITTEGFRDVIEVGRETRYDLYDLFLEAPPTLVPRYRRREIKERMDFEGQALVPLDEAAVAATAREMVERDGVEAIAISFLHAYRNSVHERRAAEIIRGLYPDLPLTLSSEVAPEIREFERTSTACANAYVQPLMRRYLDRLETKLGAIGFAGRLYVMLSGGGIAAVQEAREFPIRLIESGPAAGAMAASFLARLAGLDRVVSFDMGGTTAKMCLVENGAPDHKFDFEAGRVRRFVKGSGLPLKVSVVDMIEIGAGGGSIARVEPSSGLMKVGPRSAGAKPGPVCYGLGGAEPTVTDADLVLGRLNPDYFLGGEMHLDLNGVRRAFKDGVAKDLKIPAMDSALGVQRIVDETMAAATRMHLAEKGRDPRRYTLIAFGGAGPVHAYNLARLLKMKRLVVPLGAGVASALGFLVAPPATDMVRSYVARLERLDWDHVNTLFAAMTEEGSRLLSEAGADFAAIALRPTADMRHVGQGFEIPVRLPSTKLGPGDLPAIRAAFFASYRERFGRVVEDSPVEALSWRLACVAPGQDIRIRPAAGGAATASSAHHGTRDVLFEGVGLLQCAVYDRYALAPGTTFDGPALVEERESTCCIGPDAHVTVDRFLNLVIDLS, from the coding sequence ATGACCGAACGCACGGTTCGCGTCGGCGTCGATGTCGGCGGCACATTCACCGATCTCGTGCTGCACGATCCGCGGCGCGATCTCGTCCATACCGGCAAGCTGCTCACGACGCCCGACGATCCGAGCGAAGCAATCGTTATCGGCATCCAGCGGCTGCTGAAGGAGACGTGCCTCAACGCCTCCGAACTGCACAGCATTGTGAACGGCACCACGCTGGTTACCAACACGGTGATCGAGCGGACCGGCGCGGCGGTAGGCCTCATCACCACCGAGGGCTTCCGCGATGTGATCGAGGTCGGGCGCGAAACCCGCTACGACCTCTACGATCTGTTTCTCGAAGCGCCGCCGACCCTCGTGCCGCGCTACCGGCGGCGCGAAATCAAAGAGCGCATGGATTTCGAGGGGCAAGCCCTCGTGCCGCTCGATGAAGCCGCTGTCGCCGCCACTGCGCGCGAGATGGTCGAGCGTGATGGCGTCGAGGCGATCGCGATCTCGTTCCTGCATGCCTATCGCAATTCCGTGCATGAGCGCCGCGCCGCCGAGATCATTCGCGGCCTCTATCCGGACCTTCCGCTAACGCTTTCGTCGGAGGTCGCGCCCGAGATCCGCGAATTCGAGCGCACCAGCACGGCCTGCGCCAATGCCTACGTGCAGCCGCTGATGCGCCGCTATTTGGACCGGCTCGAGACAAAGCTCGGTGCAATTGGCTTTGCGGGCCGGCTCTACGTCATGCTGTCGGGCGGCGGCATTGCGGCCGTGCAGGAGGCGCGGGAATTCCCGATCCGACTGATCGAATCGGGGCCCGCAGCCGGTGCGATGGCGGCTTCCTTCCTGGCCCGCCTTGCCGGACTCGACCGGGTCGTCTCGTTCGACATGGGCGGGACCACGGCCAAGATGTGCCTGGTCGAGAACGGCGCACCCGATCACAAATTCGATTTCGAGGCCGGGCGGGTCCGCCGCTTCGTCAAAGGCTCCGGCTTGCCGCTCAAGGTCTCGGTCGTCGACATGATCGAGATCGGCGCGGGTGGCGGGTCGATCGCACGCGTTGAACCCTCATCCGGATTGATGAAGGTCGGTCCGCGCAGCGCGGGCGCAAAGCCCGGCCCGGTATGTTACGGCCTCGGCGGCGCCGAGCCGACGGTGACGGATGCCGATCTTGTTCTGGGCCGGCTCAATCCAGACTATTTCCTTGGCGGCGAAATGCATCTCGACCTGAACGGCGTGCGCCGTGCATTCAAGGACGGCGTCGCGAAGGATTTGAAAATCCCCGCGATGGACTCCGCGCTCGGCGTCCAGCGCATCGTCGACGAAACCATGGCCGCCGCAACCCGGATGCATCTCGCCGAGAAGGGCCGCGATCCGCGCCGCTACACGCTGATCGCCTTCGGCGGTGCCGGGCCGGTGCATGCCTATAATCTCGCGCGCCTGCTCAAGATGAAGCGCCTCGTCGTCCCGCTCGGCGCGGGCGTTGCGTCGGCGCTCGGATTCCTGGTGGCACCGCCCGCGACCGACATGGTGCGCAGCTATGTGGCGCGGCTCGAACGCCTCGACTGGGATCACGTCAACACGCTGTTCGCCGCCATGACCGAGGAAGGCTCGCGCCTGCTCAGCGAAGCGGGAGCCGACTTCGCCGCGATCGCGCTGCGGCCGACCGCCGATATGCGGCACGTCGGTCAGGGGTTCGAGATACCCGTGCGGCTTCCCTCGACCAAACTTGGCCCCGGCGATCTTCCGGCGATCCGCGCGGCGTTCTTTGCCAGCTATCGGGAACGTTTCGGGCGCGTGGTCGAGGACTCGCCGGTCGAGGCGCTGAGCTGGCGTCTCGCTTGCGTTGCGCCCGGACAGGACATCCGCATCAGGCCGGCCGCCGGCGGCGCTGCCACGGCATCAAGCGCGCATCACGGAACGCGCGACGTGCTGTTCGAAGGAGTAGGGCTGCTGCAATGCGCCGTCTATGACCGCTATGCGCTTGCGCCCGGCACGACATTCGACGGCCCGGCTCTCGTCGAGGAGCGGGAGTCGACCTGCTGCATCGGGCCCGACGCGCACGTGACCGTCGATCGGTTTCTCAACCTGGTGATCGACCTGAGTTGA
- a CDS encoding tripartite tricarboxylate transporter substrate binding protein, translated as MTPFSRRSLLLSAFAAAGLAATRRVAAQAAYPSRVIKLIVPWPPGGITDVIGRILAQRMGAELGQTMVVENRPGASGTIGHTAVAQSEPDGYTLLLGTNSTYAMAPYLLGKLPYDSDKAFTGIGLVATSPQVLCVHPSVPVTDVKSFLDYVRARQPDGVSFESSGPGGSSHMAMELLLSMTKLGMLHVPYRGGGPALQALVAGEVNAGFSDSVVALPMAEGGKLRTLGLSTTERIAAAPDLPTIAEAGVPGFQSSTDVALLAPAATPPAIIKTLSTALIAALKSPEAREPLSKQGVIVAAGTPEDFPVYYAKESAKWGEIIRSRGISIKN; from the coding sequence ATGACGCCATTTTCCCGCCGCAGCCTTTTGTTGTCTGCCTTTGCTGCCGCCGGACTGGCGGCGACGCGGCGCGTGGCCGCGCAGGCGGCCTATCCGTCACGCGTGATCAAGCTGATCGTTCCGTGGCCGCCAGGCGGCATCACCGACGTGATCGGGCGCATCCTCGCGCAGCGGATGGGTGCCGAGCTTGGGCAGACGATGGTGGTCGAAAACCGTCCCGGCGCGTCCGGCACCATCGGCCACACCGCCGTCGCGCAATCCGAGCCGGACGGCTACACGCTGCTGCTGGGGACCAACAGCACCTACGCGATGGCGCCCTACCTGCTCGGCAAACTGCCCTATGACAGCGACAAGGCGTTTACCGGGATCGGCCTCGTGGCAACCAGTCCGCAGGTCCTGTGCGTACACCCGTCGGTTCCGGTCACCGACGTGAAAAGCTTCCTCGATTACGTACGGGCGCGTCAGCCGGACGGCGTGAGCTTCGAGTCGTCCGGGCCGGGCGGCTCGAGCCATATGGCGATGGAGCTTCTCCTGTCCATGACGAAACTCGGCATGTTGCATGTGCCGTATCGCGGCGGCGGACCTGCGCTGCAAGCGCTGGTCGCCGGCGAGGTCAACGCCGGATTCTCTGACTCGGTCGTTGCGCTGCCGATGGCGGAGGGCGGCAAGCTCCGGACGCTCGGCCTCAGCACGACGGAACGCATAGCGGCCGCGCCCGACCTTCCGACCATCGCGGAGGCGGGCGTGCCGGGATTCCAGTCGTCGACCGATGTCGCGTTACTGGCGCCGGCGGCGACCCCGCCGGCGATCATCAAAACGCTCAGCACCGCGCTCATTGCCGCGCTCAAATCGCCGGAGGCACGCGAGCCGCTGTCGAAGCAGGGCGTGATCGTCGCTGCCGGCACGCCTGAAGACTTCCCCGTCTACTACGCCAAGGAGTCGGCGAAATGGGGCGAAATCATCCGCTCGCGCGGCATCAGTATCAAGAATTGA
- a CDS encoding aminotransferase class I/II-fold pyridoxal phosphate-dependent enzyme, producing the protein MPRPLAERVVGLKPSATVEMTERVRNARAAGRKIIGLSSGDPNIETDPRIIAAAERAMRGGDTHYGSPAGLPALREAIVRRDAVRSGVSYDPADVIVTPGGKFALLTALMGTIQAGDEVLIPEPGWVSYGPCVRLCGGTPVEISMLDRIDASALERAVSPRTRAIIVNSPVNPTGRVFTAAEIAAVLAFAKQHDLWILFDQVYCDLLYEGTFPSPQRMPGGQERVFVIDSLSKTFGMTGWRLGYLLTPPGLSKTILKFIQHSIYCVPGFIQAAGITALSLENELVPRYRRTFRARLETAATRLSAVPGIACSVPPATFYLFPSVAAPDAEVAKRWLDTIDVATVPGSSFGASGAGHLRLSLTCSDSELDDALDRIARIGIAA; encoded by the coding sequence ATGCCCAGACCACTGGCCGAGCGTGTCGTCGGACTGAAACCCTCGGCGACGGTCGAAATGACGGAGCGGGTGCGCAACGCGCGCGCGGCCGGCCGTAAAATCATCGGACTATCCAGTGGCGATCCGAACATCGAAACCGATCCCCGCATTATCGCGGCGGCTGAGCGCGCGATGCGCGGCGGCGACACGCACTATGGCTCGCCCGCCGGACTACCGGCGTTGCGTGAAGCGATTGTCCGCCGCGACGCCGTTCGCTCGGGCGTGTCCTACGATCCGGCCGACGTGATCGTGACGCCGGGTGGAAAATTTGCGCTGCTCACCGCGCTGATGGGCACCATTCAGGCCGGCGACGAAGTGCTCATTCCCGAACCCGGCTGGGTGAGCTACGGCCCCTGTGTCCGCCTGTGCGGCGGCACGCCGGTCGAGATCTCGATGCTCGACCGCATCGATGCGTCGGCGCTTGAGCGCGCCGTCTCGCCGCGTACCAGGGCGATCATCGTCAATTCGCCGGTCAACCCGACCGGCCGCGTGTTCACGGCGGCCGAGATCGCGGCGGTGCTGGCGTTCGCCAAGCAACACGATCTGTGGATTTTGTTTGATCAGGTCTATTGCGATCTGCTCTACGAGGGCACTTTCCCAAGCCCGCAGCGGATGCCGGGCGGGCAGGAGCGCGTCTTCGTCATCGACAGCCTGTCGAAAACCTTCGGCATGACCGGATGGCGCCTCGGCTATCTGCTCACGCCGCCTGGCCTTTCGAAGACGATCCTCAAATTCATCCAGCACTCGATCTATTGTGTTCCGGGCTTCATCCAGGCCGCCGGCATCACGGCGCTTTCGCTCGAAAACGAACTGGTGCCGCGCTATCGCCGCACGTTTCGTGCGCGGCTCGAGACGGCGGCAACGCGCCTGTCTGCCGTGCCCGGCATTGCCTGTAGTGTACCACCTGCGACCTTTTATCTGTTCCCGTCGGTCGCCGCGCCGGACGCCGAAGTGGCGAAGCGATGGCTCGACACGATCGACGTCGCAACGGTGCCCGGCTCATCGTTCGGCGCATCGGGTGCAGGACACTTGCGTCTTTCGCTGACATGCTCGGACAGCGAGCTCGACGATGCACTCGACCGTATCGCGCGGATCGGAATAGCGGCTTGA
- a CDS encoding transporter substrate-binding domain-containing protein, whose protein sequence is MMALRFLHTVLALTALAATAVTAAAQAPQGTLAKIKERGKLLAGVKLDTPPFGLLDDKNEPVGFDIDLVRSIGARIGVPVELVKVTSATRIPLLVSGNVDLVAASMTHTRERDKAIDFSITYYTGGQSLMVPKASTITGVKDLGGKQVAVQQGTTLEKNLAAAAPTAKIIAFRDYTAAWLALAQGRADAFTGSLNVLQGFLKDNPNFKIVGEMFSVEPFGVGVRQGDSDLRDEINFALQDLWTSGEYASLYRKWFNADPTMPIEVWP, encoded by the coding sequence ATGATGGCTCTTCGTTTTCTTCACACCGTCTTGGCGCTGACAGCGCTTGCCGCAACCGCCGTCACGGCGGCCGCGCAGGCGCCGCAGGGGACACTCGCAAAGATCAAGGAACGCGGGAAGCTGCTTGCCGGCGTGAAGCTCGATACGCCGCCATTCGGGCTCCTCGACGACAAGAACGAGCCTGTCGGCTTCGACATCGATCTCGTGCGCAGCATCGGGGCGCGCATCGGCGTTCCGGTCGAACTCGTGAAGGTGACGTCGGCGACCCGCATTCCGCTGCTGGTGAGCGGCAATGTCGATCTCGTGGCGGCCTCGATGACGCACACCCGCGAGCGCGACAAGGCGATCGACTTCAGCATCACATACTACACCGGTGGCCAGTCGCTGATGGTGCCGAAGGCCAGCACCATCACCGGGGTCAAGGATCTCGGCGGCAAACAAGTTGCCGTGCAGCAGGGCACGACGCTTGAGAAGAATCTCGCGGCGGCCGCCCCGACGGCAAAGATCATCGCTTTCCGCGACTACACAGCCGCATGGCTCGCGCTAGCACAGGGCCGCGCCGACGCATTCACCGGCAGCCTCAACGTGCTGCAGGGGTTCCTCAAGGACAATCCGAATTTCAAGATCGTCGGCGAGATGTTCAGCGTCGAGCCGTTCGGCGTCGGCGTGCGCCAGGGCGATTCCGATCTGCGCGACGAGATCAATTTCGCGCTGCAGGATCTATGGACCTCGGGCGAATACGCGTCGCTTTATCGCAAATGGTTCAACGCCGATCCGACGATGCCGATCGAGGTGTGGCCGTGA
- a CDS encoding amino acid ABC transporter permease, translating to MPYRFDWAPIWANRDLIVDGFLMTIALSALGLCLALIVGVIFGTAGSSTRRALRTCAAAYVEVMRNIPLLVHMYFWYVGLAFLQLPPFACAVAALTLYSGAYVAEAVRSGLGAVPRGQRLAALATGLTPRQSLLYVVYPQALRIITPSLASLCSQLIKDSSLASVIAVAELTYQASAIEGQTFRTFEVYITISLLYLALVTVVTYGLLLVPVARDRPMQGLSDA from the coding sequence ATGCCGTACCGATTCGACTGGGCGCCGATCTGGGCCAATCGCGACCTGATCGTCGACGGTTTCCTCATGACGATTGCGCTGTCGGCGCTCGGGCTCTGTCTCGCGCTCATTGTCGGCGTGATCTTCGGGACGGCCGGTTCGTCGACACGGCGCGCGCTTCGCACATGCGCCGCGGCTTACGTCGAAGTCATGCGCAACATTCCGCTACTGGTGCACATGTACTTCTGGTACGTCGGGCTGGCGTTTCTTCAGCTTCCGCCGTTCGCCTGCGCGGTCGCGGCCCTCACGCTCTATTCGGGAGCCTACGTTGCCGAGGCGGTCCGCTCGGGTCTCGGCGCGGTCCCGCGCGGTCAGCGGCTGGCCGCGCTCGCCACGGGCCTGACGCCCCGGCAATCGCTTTTGTATGTGGTCTATCCGCAAGCCCTACGCATCATCACGCCCTCGCTCGCAAGTCTGTGCTCGCAGCTCATCAAGGATTCCTCGCTCGCGTCCGTGATCGCGGTCGCCGAGCTGACCTATCAGGCCTCGGCCATCGAGGGGCAGACGTTCCGGACGTTCGAGGTCTACATCACGATCTCGCTGCTCTATCTCGCGCTCGTGACGGTCGTGACCTACGGGCTGTTGTTGGTGCCGGTCGCGCGCGACCGGCCGATGCAGGGCTTGAGCGATGCCTGA
- a CDS encoding amino acid ABC transporter permease gives MPDVILKNLPFLLAGLRLTVEIALLSIVGGTLLGLAIGVLRYLRIPLIARSFDLYVVFMRGTPLLVVLFSCYFGLPALFGHKTSAYWAAVGGFVLFIGAYLAEDIRAGLRSVSPSLVQAALATGLTRASVLRLIVVPIAVRNVIPTLFNQYVRLFKFTSVASVIGVNEFTGSAMLVNGREFAPITIIGFVALTYFLLCFAISLVGRTLYAHLAVRT, from the coding sequence ATGCCTGACGTCATTCTCAAAAATCTGCCGTTTCTGCTCGCCGGCCTGCGCCTCACGGTCGAGATCGCCTTGTTGTCGATCGTCGGCGGGACGTTGCTCGGTCTTGCGATTGGCGTTCTGCGCTATCTGCGCATACCTCTCATTGCCCGGTCATTCGATCTCTATGTTGTGTTCATGCGCGGCACGCCGCTGCTGGTCGTGCTGTTCAGCTGCTATTTCGGTTTGCCGGCCTTGTTCGGTCACAAGACCAGCGCCTATTGGGCAGCGGTCGGCGGATTTGTTCTGTTCATCGGCGCGTATCTGGCCGAAGACATCCGTGCGGGTCTGAGATCAGTCTCGCCTAGCCTCGTTCAGGCCGCACTCGCGACCGGGCTGACGCGCGCCAGTGTATTGCGGCTGATCGTCGTGCCGATCGCAGTGCGGAACGTGATTCCGACACTGTTCAACCAGTATGTCCGGCTGTTCAAGTTCACTTCGGTCGCGTCGGTGATCGGCGTCAATGAATTCACCGGCAGCGCGATGCTGGTCAACGGCCGCGAATTTGCCCCAATCACCATCATCGGATTCGTTGCGCTGACGTATTTCCTGCTTTGTTTTGCGATCTCGCTCGTCGGGCGGACACTCTACGCGCACCTCGCGGTGCGCACTTGA
- a CDS encoding IS5 family transposase → MAWTEITRAQYRRDGLGYASDLNDAEWLVLSFFLPARCHVGRPREVDLRLVIDAILYVLSTGCQWRALPHAFPPRSTVQYYFYLWRDQRLWRRINLALVRRAREAMGRNAVPSAGVIDSQSVKTTESGGPRGFDAAKKVKGRKRHMITDTQGFPLAVLVHAANIQDNHGAVPLLRTLRQTFPRLRYVVADRVYRGPKLRKAIAAFGRWRIEIVTRSERIGTFKPEPKRWVIERTFAWLGRNRRLAKDFERTIESAEAWFLIASVRLISRRLARQQEQR, encoded by the coding sequence ATGGCTTGGACTGAAATCACCCGGGCGCAGTATCGGCGCGACGGGCTGGGCTATGCAAGCGACCTGAACGATGCGGAGTGGCTTGTCCTGTCGTTCTTCCTGCCTGCACGCTGCCATGTCGGACGTCCGCGCGAAGTCGATTTGCGGCTGGTGATCGACGCGATCCTGTATGTGCTTTCGACCGGCTGCCAATGGCGCGCACTGCCGCACGCGTTCCCGCCGCGCTCGACGGTTCAGTATTACTTCTATCTCTGGCGCGACCAGCGGCTGTGGCGGCGGATCAATCTCGCGCTGGTACGGCGAGCCCGCGAAGCGATGGGCCGCAACGCCGTTCCCTCCGCCGGCGTGATCGACAGCCAGAGCGTCAAGACCACGGAAAGCGGCGGCCCACGCGGGTTTGACGCTGCCAAGAAGGTCAAAGGACGCAAGCGCCACATGATCACCGACACGCAGGGCTTTCCGCTCGCCGTCCTGGTGCACGCGGCCAACATCCAGGACAATCACGGTGCGGTGCCGTTGCTTCGCACGCTGCGGCAGACATTCCCCAGGCTGCGGTACGTCGTCGCCGATCGTGTCTATCGTGGACCCAAGCTGCGCAAAGCGATCGCTGCGTTCGGCCGCTGGAGGATCGAGATCGTCACGCGATCCGAGCGGATCGGCACCTTCAAACCCGAGCCCAAGCGCTGGGTGATCGAGCGTACCTTCGCCTGGTTGGGACGCAACCGCCGTCTCGCCAAGGACTTCGAACGCACCATCGAAAGCGCCGAGGCATGGTTCCTGATCGCCTCCGTCCGACTCATCTCTCGCCGCCTCGCAAGACAGCAGGAACAAAGATAG